Genomic segment of Rhodococcus sp. W8901:
TCATCTACCGCGCAACAAGACCAGCCCGGACCCCACAACCATCGGACAAGGATCACTGGTGACGAGATTGCAAGCAAACGCACCACTGTCAGTCGAGGGACGCAGGCTGCTGATCGAGCGATGCAAAACCAGACCGATCGCACACGTCGCCGCGGAAATGGGCATCTCGCGTGCCTGCGCGAGCAAGTGGGTGGGCTCGGCGGTCGATGGCTTCTCCCGCCTCGCCTACATCGAATCACTGCCCGATGAGAAGTCAGTCACCGCAATCGGTTTCATGCACCGCGCCCGCGCATTCTTCACAGCCCACGGGCATCCTGCACATTCAGCGGATCGTCACCGACAACGGCAGCTGTTATCGGGCCAAGGACTTCGCCAAGGTCCTCCACAGGCCACACTCTGCCGTCGGCGACCGTCCGCCGACCTCGAAACTCCACGTTCGGTGTAACCAACGTCCTGGCTTCATACAACTAGCCGGACTTGTCGGTCACGAGTCGGTAGATCACGTAGACGCAGAACCAAGTCGTCATCAGAACGGCGAGTGCGAGGAGAGCTTCGATCACAATCGCGAGCATGGTTGCCTCCAGGGCATCGGTTGGATTGTGGACTCCGGATGTGGTGTGTGCTGTGGACGGTGCCGGAAGGCCGTGAGACTGGTGGGGCGGAGTCGCGACCACGTGTGCATTCACGACCTCAGTCCCTTCCCGAAACGGCCTCCGATACCCCTGTGGCAGCCGACGCTAGATCCCCGAATCCGATATCTCCAATGCATTCAAACCATCGACCTAATGCATTTACGCTATGGGCGTGACCCTGGATCAATTGGCCTGCTTTGTTGCAGTCACGAGAAGTGGGCATTTCACCCGGGCAGCCGACGAGGTCGGCATCGCTCAGCCGTCCCTCAGCCGCCAGATTGCCGCACTCGAAAAGGATGTCGGCACCCGACTGTTCGACCGAGGGGCGGGAACCGTCACACTCACCGATGCCGGCGAAGCACTGCTGCCCGTCGCTATTCGCATGCTCGAAGACCGCGCGGAGGCATATCGGCAGATCGCGGAACTCAACGGATTGATCAAAGGCAGGCTCCGGCTGGGGGCGACCCCAAGTCTGTGCATCAGCCTTGTCGCCGACGTACTCAGCCAGTTCCATGCGAAGTACCCCGGCATCGAGCTACACCTCACGGAGGCCGGATCGCGCACCCTCGTAACCAAACTCGATCAGGGCGAGCTCGACCTGGCGCTGGTTGTCGCGGAACGAACCGACAAGGGGTCCGGACTCGTCCTGACACCCCTCCTGAGCGAGGAACTTGTGATTGTCTCCTCTGCGAGCAAACCACCGTTGACATCCCACCATTCGATGACGCTCGCGGAGCTCGCCAACGAAGGACTCGTGGCATGTCACGACAACTACGACCTGCGCGTCACCGTCGACCACGCCTTCGCCACCGCTGGACTGCAAACGCACACCGTCGTGGAAGGTGCCGAATTGGATGCAGTTCTACGATTCGTCGCCCACGGAATAGGGGTGAGCGTCGCACCCATGATGGCGGCCCTCCACTACCCGGGCTTGAGGATTACGCGCCTGACCGCACCACAACTGACTCGCACTGTCAGCCTCGCGCACCGCTCGAACCTGGCTCCGACTCGCGTGTCCGCCGCGTTCCACGCCCTGCTCGACGACGCGATCGCTGAAAACACCGCTCGAGCGATCGCGTCGTTCTCGCCGGCATCGTCGTAGTGTGTGGGCGTCAGGGGGAACGACTTTCACGGCATCTTCGGAGATCCCAGCAGCGCCTCGGTTAACCTGTCTTGATGTTCCTCACCAGGATCGTCGCCGGGCGCATGCCGAGTCGGTTGTTGTCTGTGTTCGTACGCAACGCGGAACTGTTGAAATTCCTGACAGTGGGATCGATCGCGTTCGTCGTCACGTGCGTGCTGTTCTTCGGTTTGAAGTGGACGATCCTGGACGGCAAGCCGGTAACAGCCAATGTTGTGGCGGTGCTGCTGGCCACCGTGCTGTCATACGTCCTCAATCGAGAGTGGGCATTCACCGCCCGCGGAGGTCGAGAGCGTCGGCACGAGGCAGCCCTGTTCTTCGTCGTAGCAGCTGTCGGGCTGGTGATCAACCAGCTACCGCTGGCGGTGTCGCGGTATGTCTTCGCTCTCCAGACACCACATGTGTCGCTGGTCGTGGAGAACCTTGCCGACTTCATCAGCGCCATAATCGTGGGCACCCTCCTCGCGACAGTGTTCCGTTGGTGGGCAATGCGCAAGTTCGTGTTCCCGGATCCTGTGACGCCGCAACAGGAGTGTGACGAACCGGTGCTGGAAGCCGGACGCTGACGTCGTCGCCGCAAGCGGCATCGGGGCCGGGGCCGCGGGGGATTCAGTATCGCCTGGCTGTACGACGCGATGAATTCCGTGGCCGGCCCGGGTCAGTACCCGGTGGACACGGGAGCACCCCCGTGCCGTGAATCGAGGAGGCGCGGTCCACATGATCGTCATCGAGGTAGGCCGACCACGCCACGGGAACTGCTCACTTCCCGTCGGACCGGGGACCGGCGGGGCAGCCGACCGGAAGTTACCCTGCAGGGCAGGTGATCCCGATCTGTGGTTCGCCGAGTCGCCGGCCGATCTCGAACGTGCCAAGGGGCTGTGTGGGGGATGCGCTGTCCGTTCCCGCTGTCTGAGTGACGCGCTCGATCGCGCCGAGCCGTGGGGTGTGTGGGGTGGTGAGATCTTTCGACAGGGGGTTGTCGTCGCCCGCAAGCGGTCCCGAGGTCGACCGCGCAGGAACACGGTGGTCGGATGCAGTCGAGTCGGAAGGTCGGGTGTCTCTCACTGCGGTGGCGACTCGGGATCGAGCGGCATCGTGTCGGCGTCCCCGTCCCGAACGGATCGGCGGTAGCGGTCGAGGTACTCGTCTTCGAGTTCCTGCGCGGCGGATTGTCCCTCCCATCGGTCCGGCACGGGAACGCCGTCGTGGGTGCAGCGGGTGCGCCGCGCGGCATCCAGGCTGGGCAGGGAGCCGCGAAACTCGCACCGGTCGAACGTGGTCAGCGGCGAGACGGTGACCCCGTCGAACGTGCAGTCCACGAAGCGCCCGCCGATGAGCGTGGCGTCGGTGAGGTCGGCCGCGTCGAGGGAGCACCGCTCGAACACGGTGTTCTCGCCGAGGGTGAGCTTCCGGAGCGACGCTCCGGTGAAATCGCAGTCGACAAGTCGACGCCCGATCCGCGACTTCGAGAGGCGGGCCGAGCGGAAGCTGCATCGCTCGAATAGTCGGTCCAGCAGGCTGTCCGCCGCCGAGATCCTGTCGAAGCAACTGTCTCGGACCTCCGTCTCGAAGACGTGCAACCGTCCCCGTGCGTGACTGAGATCGAGACGCTCCACGGACAGGTGCCTGATGGACAGATCGTCCACGGTCCCCGGCGTCAGGCCACGCAGGTCCAGCAGGCCCTGCGGTGTGGTGCCCTGTGGCGACGCGATCAGGTGCGGACCCCGGACGATGCGGGCCTGCAACTCCAGTTGCCGCCGCACGTCGGCCAGTTGATCCGGGTCCCACCGGCGGCGAAGCACCGCAGCGCTTTCGCCTGCACTCCTGCGCGTCGTCACGCGCCCACTATAGGAGTCGGAGCGGGATCTAGCGGTAGGCGCCGGGCGTCGATCCGGTCCAGCGTTTGAACGCGCGGCGGAAGGCGCTGGGCTCCGAGAAGCCGAGGCGGGTCGAGAGTTCGTCGACGGGTTCGCCGCGTCGCAGCGCGGCGATGGCGGCGTCGCGCAGCACTTCCTCACGAAGGGTGTTGAGCGAGGTGCCCTCCTGGCGCAGCAACCGGCGCAGGTGCGGCACGCTGATGGAGAGCATTTCCGCGATCTCCTCCGCGGTGCACGTCCGCCCGCGCACACCCATCTCCAGGACCCGGCGGACCTGTGCGGACGCGGTGCTGTCGTAGTCGCGTGCGGAGAGAAGGAGATTCGGCGACTCGCGCAGGTACTCGGCGAGGCTCTGCTCGTCCTGGATGAGCGGCGCGCGCAGGATCGCGTTGTCGAACTCGAGTGAGGCCACGCTCGCGTCGAACGTGACGGGGACACCGAAGATGGTGTCGTAGTGCTTCGCGAACTGAGCCTCGGGCTGCGGGTAGGGGATGAGCACGGACCGCAGCTTGACGCGCCGGCCCACCAGCCAGGCTGCGAACCGGTGCAGCAGGATCAGTTCGAAGTCCGTGACCAGCCGGAAGGCCTCGTCGGCGAACTCGGGGGAGACGGCGCCGTCGCGGACCTCGACGCGTACCTCGAGACGGGTCGACTCGTCGCCGGGGACGAGGGTGAGTGGCGGCACCGGCAGCGCCCGTGTCACGTCGGCCATCCGTTCGAGGGCACTACCGAGATCGGGTCGGTGGATCAGCGACAGGCAGATCAGCCGGAACGTCCCGCGCGGCACCGGCGACACGCCGATACCGAACAGTTCGTCGTCGGTGAGTTGCCACGTGGCCTGGGTGAACGCCGTGACCTGCTCCGGTGTCAGTCGGGTGCGGGGATCCTCGAGCGAGGCCACGTCGATCCCCGAAGCCTCGAGCATGCCGGCCAGGTCGGCCCCGGCCGTTTTGGCGAGATGCAGCGCACGACGGAGGAAGTCTGCCGGGATCGTTGCCAGACTCACCGCGGCACCTCGAGCCGGCGCAGGCGCGACACCGCCTCCGACAGCACGTCCTCGCGCTTGCAGAACGCGAAGCGCACCAGGTGATTCCACTGATCGGGGCGGTCGGTGAACGCACTGATCGGCACCGCCGCGACCCCCACCCGCTGCGGCAGCGTCCGGCAGAACTCGACGCCGTCGCGGGTACCGAACGCGCTGATGTCGGCGCACAGGAAGTACGTGCCGCCGCCCGAATAGACGTCGAATCCGGTGTCCCGCAGCGCCGTCGCGAGCAGATCGCGTTTGCGCTGCAGTTCGTCGCGCATGGACCGCACCCATGCCTGCTCGTGCTCGAGCGCGTACGCGACGGCGGGCTGGAACGGGCCGCCGGCGACGAACGACATGAACTGCTTGGCGGCGCGGACGGCGTCGATCAGTTCCGCGGGCCCGAGCGCCCAGCCGGTCTTCCAACCGGTGACGTTGAACGTCTTCGCGGCGCTCGATACGGTGACGGTGCGCTCGTACATCCCCGGCAGCGACGCCATCGGGGTGTGCGTGCGGCCGTCGAAGACCAGGTGTTCGTACACCTCGTCGCTGATGACCAACAGGTCGTGCTCGCACGCCAGTTCGGCGACCGCCATCAACTCGGCCTCGGTGAGCACCGTCCCGGTGGGGTTGTGCGGCGAATTGACCACCAGCATCCGGGTGTTCGGGGTGATCGCGGCCCGCAGGGCGTCGAGGTCGAGGGCGAAGCTGTCGCCGTCCCGCACCATCGGCACGGCCCGGCGGACCGCCCCGGCCAGCGCGACGGCGGCGGCGTACGAGTCGTAGTACGGCTCGATCAGCACCACCTCCTCGCCGGGCTCGACGAGCCCGAGGATCGCGGCACTGATCGCCTCGGTGGCGCCGACGGTGACCAGGACCTCGGAGTTGGGGTCGTGCGAGATGCCGTACCGGACGGCGCGGTCGGCGACGATGGCCTGCCGCAGCACCGGCATGCCCGGACCCGGCGGGTACTGGTTGAGGCCGTCCGCGATGGCACGGCGCGCCGTCTCGAGCATCGCCGCCGGGCCGTCGGTGTCCGGGTAGCCCTGGCCCAGGTTGATCGCGTCGTGCTCGGTGGCCAGCGCTGTCATCTCGGCGAAGATGGTGGACGCGAACGGTTGCAGTCGCGAGACGGTGCGGGAACGTGGCGCTGCGGGCATTTGTCCAGCGTAGCGGCGTGGACGTCGTCGAACGAACTCGGTGTGTCACGTTCTCGGGTGCTGCATCGTCCTAGGGGTGGACGGGCGCGCACCGGCGCCC
This window contains:
- a CDS encoding pyridoxal phosphate-dependent aminotransferase; translated protein: MPAAPRSRTVSRLQPFASTIFAEMTALATEHDAINLGQGYPDTDGPAAMLETARRAIADGLNQYPPGPGMPVLRQAIVADRAVRYGISHDPNSEVLVTVGATEAISAAILGLVEPGEEVVLIEPYYDSYAAAVALAGAVRRAVPMVRDGDSFALDLDALRAAITPNTRMLVVNSPHNPTGTVLTEAELMAVAELACEHDLLVISDEVYEHLVFDGRTHTPMASLPGMYERTVTVSSAAKTFNVTGWKTGWALGPAELIDAVRAAKQFMSFVAGGPFQPAVAYALEHEQAWVRSMRDELQRKRDLLATALRDTGFDVYSGGGTYFLCADISAFGTRDGVEFCRTLPQRVGVAAVPISAFTDRPDQWNHLVRFAFCKREDVLSEAVSRLRRLEVPR
- a CDS encoding GtrA family protein, with the protein product MFLTRIVAGRMPSRLLSVFVRNAELLKFLTVGSIAFVVTCVLFFGLKWTILDGKPVTANVVAVLLATVLSYVLNREWAFTARGGRERRHEAALFFVVAAVGLVINQLPLAVSRYVFALQTPHVSLVVENLADFISAIIVGTLLATVFRWWAMRKFVFPDPVTPQQECDEPVLEAGR
- a CDS encoding WhiB family transcriptional regulator; translated protein: MIVIEVGRPRHGNCSLPVGPGTGGAADRKLPCRAGDPDLWFAESPADLERAKGLCGGCAVRSRCLSDALDRAEPWGVWGGEIFRQGVVVARKRSRGRPRRNTVVGCSRVGRSGVSHCGGDSGSSGIVSASPSRTDRR
- a CDS encoding LysR family transcriptional regulator, whose amino-acid sequence is MTLDQLACFVAVTRSGHFTRAADEVGIAQPSLSRQIAALEKDVGTRLFDRGAGTVTLTDAGEALLPVAIRMLEDRAEAYRQIAELNGLIKGRLRLGATPSLCISLVADVLSQFHAKYPGIELHLTEAGSRTLVTKLDQGELDLALVVAERTDKGSGLVLTPLLSEELVIVSSASKPPLTSHHSMTLAELANEGLVACHDNYDLRVTVDHAFATAGLQTHTVVEGAELDAVLRFVAHGIGVSVAPMMAALHYPGLRITRLTAPQLTRTVSLAHRSNLAPTRVSAAFHALLDDAIAENTARAIASFSPASS
- a CDS encoding pentapeptide repeat-containing protein, which produces MTTRRSAGESAAVLRRRWDPDQLADVRRQLELQARIVRGPHLIASPQGTTPQGLLDLRGLTPGTVDDLSIRHLSVERLDLSHARGRLHVFETEVRDSCFDRISAADSLLDRLFERCSFRSARLSKSRIGRRLVDCDFTGASLRKLTLGENTVFERCSLDAADLTDATLIGGRFVDCTFDGVTVSPLTTFDRCEFRGSLPSLDAARRTRCTHDGVPVPDRWEGQSAAQELEDEYLDRYRRSVRDGDADTMPLDPESPPQ
- a CDS encoding AraC family transcriptional regulator; translated protein: MSLATIPADFLRRALHLAKTAGADLAGMLEASGIDVASLEDPRTRLTPEQVTAFTQATWQLTDDELFGIGVSPVPRGTFRLICLSLIHRPDLGSALERMADVTRALPVPPLTLVPGDESTRLEVRVEVRDGAVSPEFADEAFRLVTDFELILLHRFAAWLVGRRVKLRSVLIPYPQPEAQFAKHYDTIFGVPVTFDASVASLEFDNAILRAPLIQDEQSLAEYLRESPNLLLSARDYDSTASAQVRRVLEMGVRGRTCTAEEIAEMLSISVPHLRRLLRQEGTSLNTLREEVLRDAAIAALRRGEPVDELSTRLGFSEPSAFRRAFKRWTGSTPGAYR